One window of Vespa velutina chromosome 2, iVesVel2.1, whole genome shotgun sequence genomic DNA carries:
- the LOC124957808 gene encoding putative uncharacterized protein DDB_G0282129 isoform X5: MYKNIVKAKKNRGKEKEEKKTERERERERKKERKRERERERNIGSFLPCNTSRLGIVRLIVPISNVKREQCRLDARPGERNIPRYMTAVPSIDIIAVLLPPCLYPIQGVTIQGGPMIRTTDITTMMGTYTKRRKKKKSRKQRRLALVNAEDDDEEYSSEGENGLSSSRTSWSTTCPALVTTTTTTTTTMTTTTTTTETETATTTTTTMANRPLNPECEEFQLRPVVERAVSLAIPSLPSPSPPQQQQQQQQQQQQQQQQQQQQQAQQQQHTSEETDQLLRTNTFTEGIHENGNDTSCETKYYNTSCKDTNNKEQETTTLNEIYDSNMESFMEDLLSSSSSSSSSSSSSSVSTSSNKQVDSLTNPENRLTDYLSDNKTVNSTKEEITDYVINDARTESKASQRTDIKDVANNSFSANEKICERSTSDVNKFSSILYAEPDKDILINGQRGTDEDNDDSEMMKISSLENYTLLSEKVILSPPSSSSSSSSSSSSSSSSSSSSSSSSSSSSSRLSSQLDLEEEMIITSNLNTRQKEEEEEEKTSESFDTKGTKTILFTKKYNSKDTKFLRETTPVLNLNESNNAIVESNENVTNEIEKAQTKKLTLTIELESVSIVEKNDKNEMEDRVSNESVFETARDYVDNKTVSKDVAEGSNDDSGFETQTHQAEYHITEAVTEWLRRANSPDVFIKTSVIISDSDSVDEDDLDEEPPKNLKGNPIPALSFNSNADDYDQLSCMASCSEFAKINNSIENDKTCNNDISAISKRKTAMYVRGIKKMSGERFARRVVNKDENIFNKVIFSSSDSCQQQEKEEDHKQEDEEEEEEEKFTNKLRNRNLLKKNVVGICEFTEKDSVTGMRVANSSRMNLKRNNTRRARRNGKIHKRPAECMNVKIQRIDVSTEDEGIAEDTMNVKTFEKGEIVVSIDGKLLQISPFAQFVHYVENVSKNINQTDEINLKKTIVGTNKIERKDMDKKNSNSDDDEIESTVASLVSIEEPDVLECWEAETIEPIITPKRMLQSHGTSYEGEAAEEDNFQTEPAIVEHVQKYYRLARGSATSIEEEPYESKINELDLKPFNKSRMVPNSSVELIKGYQGEEIPIIMPNEKDTNIVDELKIPIEEAFEVYENCYMDKSPNSIFQPYNILNRQESERPVSCKAVYCSIQ; this comes from the exons atgtataaaaatatcgtaaaagctaaaaaaaatagaggaaaagaaaaagaagaaaaaaaaacagaaagagagagagagagagagagaaagaaagaaagaaagagagagagagagagagagagaaatatcggCTCCTTCCTTCCCTGTAATACGTCAAGATTGGGCATAGTACGTTTGATTGTACCTATTTCTAATGTTAAACGAGAACAGTGTCGGTTGGATGCGCGGCCAGGGGAAAGGAATATACCCAGATACATGACTGCTGTCCCGTCCATCGACATCATTGCTGTTTTATTACCACCGTGCCTCTACCCCATTCAAG GTGTAACCATACAAGGAGGACCAATGATCAGAACCACCGATATTACAACAATGATGGGAACGTACAccaaaagaaggaagaagaaaaagagtagaaaGCAAAGAAGACTCGCGTTG GTTAACGCGgaagacgacgatgaggaATACAGTTCCGAAGGAGAAAATGGTTTATCGTCTTCCCGGACATCTTGGTCTACTACGTGTCCAGCTTTGgttacaacaacaacaacaacaacaacaacgatgacgacgacgacgacaacgacggaGACCGAGACGGCAACTACGACGACCACGACAATGGCGAATCGACCTCTTAATCCTGAGTGCGAAGAATTTCAACTTCGTCCGGTTGTCGAACGTGCTGTTTCACTTGCGATACCATCATtgccatcaccatcaccaccacaacaacaacaacaacaacaacaacaacaacaacaacaacaacaacaacaacaacagcaacaagcgcaacagcagcagcataCTTCCGAAGAAACCGATCAGTTACTTCGAACGAATACATTTACAGAAGGAATACATGAGAATGGTAATGATACTTCTTGTGAAACGAAGTATTATAATACTTCCTGTAAAGATACAAATAACAAAGAACAGGAAACGACgacattaaatgaaatatacgaTTCGAATATGGAATCATTCATGGAAGATTTgttgtcttcgtcgtcgtcgtcatcgtcgtcgtcgtcgtcgtcgtcggtatCGACGTCGTCGAACAAACAAGTTGACTCTTTGACTAATCCAGAGAATAGACTGACCGACTACCTCTCTGATAACAAAACAGTCAACTCAACGAAAGAGGAGATTACAGACTACGTAATTAATGACGCAAGGACTGAAAGTAAAGCGTCGCAAAGGACTGATATTAAAGATGTTGCTAATAATTCGTTCAGTGCCAATGAAAAAATATGCGAACGATCTACTAGCgacgttaataaattttcatctatATTATACGCGGAACCTGACAaggatatattaataaatggaCAAAGAGGTACGGatgaagataatgacgattcggaaatgatgaaaatttcatctttagaaaattatacgTTACTTtctgaaaaagtaatattgtCGCCgccgtcatcatcgtcgtcctcgtcctcgtcgtcatcatcgtcatcatcatcgtcatcgtcatcatcatcgtcatcatcatcgtcatcgtcgagaTTGTCCAGTCAATTGGATCTCGAggaagaaatgataataactagcAATCTGAATACTCgacagaaggaagaagaagaagaagaaaaaacttcTGAATCGTTTGATACAAAGGGAacaaaaacgatattatttacgaAGAAGTACAATTCGAAGGATACAAAGTTTTTGAGAGAAACAACACCTGTTCTAAACTTAAATGAGAGTAATAATGCAATAGTCGAATCCAATGAAAATGTAACAAATGAAATTGAGAAGGCACAAACGAAGAAACTTACATTAACGATCGAATTGGAATCCGTGTCTattgttgaaaaaaatgataaaaacgaaatggaAGATCGAGTTTCGAATGAGTCCGTATTTGAGACTGCAAGAGACTATGTCGATAATAAGACTGTTAGCAAGGACGTTGCTGAAGGTTCTAACGATGATTCTGGTTTTGAAACTCAAACGCATCAGGCTGAATATCATATAACCGAAGCTGTAACCGAATGGTTACGCAGAGCAAATTCGCCAGATGTATTTATAAAGACGTCAGTGATTATTTCGGACAGCGATAGCGTGGATGAGGATGATTTGGACGAAGAGCCGCCAAAAAACTTGAAAGGCAACCCCATACCTGCACTATCTTTTAATAGCAACGCCGACGATTATGATCAATTGTCGTGCATGGCTAGCTGCAGCGAATTCGCAAAGATTAATAACAGCATTGAGAACGATAAGACATGCAACAACGATATATCAGCAATTTCTAAAAGGAAAACAGCAATGTATGTTCGAGGTATTAAGAAAATGTCAGGAGAGAGATTCGCTAGGCGTGTTGTAAATAaagacgaaaatattttcaacaaagttatattttcttcctcgGATTCTTGTCAAcaacaggaaaaagaagaagaccaCAAacaagaagacgaagaagaagaagaagaagaaaaattcactAACAAATTGAGAAATAGGAATCTgctgaaaaaaaatgttgttgGGATTTGCGAATTTACTGAGAAGGATAGCGTTACGGGTATGAGGGTTGCTAATAGCTCTCGgatgaatttaaaaaggaacaacACGAGGCGTGcgagaagaaatggaaaaattcataaaagacCAGCTGAATGTATGAACGTTAAGATACAACGTATAGATGTGAGTACTGAGGATGAAGGAATTGCAGAAGACACTATGAACGTAAAAACTTttgagaaaggagaaatagtTGTCTCGATAGATGGCAAATTGCTTCAGATTTCACCGTTTGCACAGTTCGTACATTATGTAGAAAAtgtatctaaaaatattaatcaaacagatgagataaatttgaaaaagacaATAGTTGGTACtaataaaatagagagaaaagacatgGATAAGAAAAACAGTAATAGTGACGACGATGAAATCGAAAGTACAGTGGCTTCATTGGTTAGTATAGAGGAACCTGATGTATTAGAATGTTGGGAAGCAGAAACTATTGAACCGATAATAACTCCAAAGAGAATGTTGCAAAGTCATGGTACATCTTATGAAGGAGAAGCCGCGGAagaagataattttcaaacTGAACCAGCTATTGTAGAACATGTACAGAAGTATTACAGATTGGCACGTGGAAGTGCTACGAGTATAGAAGAGGAACCATACGAAAGCAAAATAAATGAGCTCGATCTTAAGCCATTTAATAAATCCAGAATGGTGCCAAATAGTTCTGTTGAATTGATCAAAGGTTACCAAGGAGAAGAAATTCCAATAATAATGCCAAATGAAAAAGACACGAATATTGTGGATGAACTTAAGATACCTATCGAAGAAGCTTTCGAAGTATATGAAAATTGCTACATGGATAAATCACCcaattcaatttttcaacCATATAACATATTAAATCGTCAAGAAAGTGAAAGACCTGTATCATGCAAAGCGGTTTATTGTAGCattcaataa